In one Cottoperca gobio chromosome 12, fCotGob3.1, whole genome shotgun sequence genomic region, the following are encoded:
- the LOC115016697 gene encoding homeobox protein goosecoid-2 isoform X2: MLVFLIPPKSVSHKPPWGKKHRKMDGRIRMERHKLPFTIDNILSKYPNSNVDRRSCGTSGAGLKEKAVCPAGGQTEAVHHACLCCCYCSHCGDIYQTDFIHEACQYGWPPAMLTDACRLGDAHREEQSTGQVQRRTRRHRTIFTEEQLDALEELFLQNQYPDVTMREKLAQHTHLREERVEVWFKNRRAKWRRQKRLSFGVGSTEN, from the exons ATGTTGGTTTTCTTGATTCCTCCCAAGTCAGTATCACACAAGCCACcctgggggaaaaaacacagaaag ATGGATGGACGAATCAGGATGGAGAGACACAAGTTACCTTTCACTATTGACAACATACTGAGCAAATATCCAAACAGCAATGTAGACAGACGGTCATGTGGAACAAGTGGTGCTGGACTAAAAGAGAAGGCAGTGTGTCCTGCTGGAGGCCAGACTGAGGCTGTCCATCATGCCTGCctgtgctgctgctactgctccCACTGTGGAGACATATACCAGACCGATTTCATTCATGAAG CCTGTCAGTACGGATGGCCCCCAGCGATGCTCACAGACGCATGCAGGCTAGGAGACGCTCACAGGGAAGAACAGTCAACCGGTCAGGTGCAGAGGCGAACCAGACGTCACCGCACTATTTttacagaggagcagctggacGCGCTGGAGGAGCTGTTCCTGCAGAACCAGTATCCAGATGTGACCATGAGGGAGAAACTAGCACAGCACACTCACTTAAGGGAAGAAAGAGTAGAG GTTTGGTTTAAAAACCGAAGAGCCAAGTGGAGGCGTCAGAAAAGATTATCATTTGGTGTTGGAAGCACAGAAAATTAA
- the LOC115016697 gene encoding homeobox protein goosecoid-2 isoform X1, with amino-acid sequence MLVFLIPPKSVSHKPPWGKKHRKMDGRIRMERHKLPFTIDNILSKYPNSNVDRRSCGTSGAGLKEKAVCPAGGQTEAVHHACLCCCYCSHCGDIYQTDFIHEDLPAACQYGWPPAMLTDACRLGDAHREEQSTGQVQRRTRRHRTIFTEEQLDALEELFLQNQYPDVTMREKLAQHTHLREERVEVWFKNRRAKWRRQKRLSFGVGSTEN; translated from the exons ATGTTGGTTTTCTTGATTCCTCCCAAGTCAGTATCACACAAGCCACcctgggggaaaaaacacagaaag ATGGATGGACGAATCAGGATGGAGAGACACAAGTTACCTTTCACTATTGACAACATACTGAGCAAATATCCAAACAGCAATGTAGACAGACGGTCATGTGGAACAAGTGGTGCTGGACTAAAAGAGAAGGCAGTGTGTCCTGCTGGAGGCCAGACTGAGGCTGTCCATCATGCCTGCctgtgctgctgctactgctccCACTGTGGAGACATATACCAGACCGATTTCATTCATGAAG ATCTCCCTGCAGCCTGTCAGTACGGATGGCCCCCAGCGATGCTCACAGACGCATGCAGGCTAGGAGACGCTCACAGGGAAGAACAGTCAACCGGTCAGGTGCAGAGGCGAACCAGACGTCACCGCACTATTTttacagaggagcagctggacGCGCTGGAGGAGCTGTTCCTGCAGAACCAGTATCCAGATGTGACCATGAGGGAGAAACTAGCACAGCACACTCACTTAAGGGAAGAAAGAGTAGAG GTTTGGTTTAAAAACCGAAGAGCCAAGTGGAGGCGTCAGAAAAGATTATCATTTGGTGTTGGAAGCACAGAAAATTAA